The genomic region TATGACCAATCGATAGGGGCGGTAACCAAAGATGCGGTTCTGAAAAAATTTGACGCAGTGATTTCTCTTCTGTCGCAAACGGGAGCATCAGAAATGAGCGTCGACGACCGCGACGAACTGATAGCAAGCGCAAAATCAGCAAAAGACGAGCTCTCCAGCGAATCACCAAACAAAAGAAAAATTATGCCTATTATCAATGACATTGTTGATACCGTTAAGTCTGTAGGCAGCATTGCATCAGCCGCTACGGCCCTACTCGGCGTCGCAAATCAATTCTTCGGTAAGTGATCCTTGTTCATGATGTTCGCCACAAAAGTCGGTGGATCGTCACAAAATCACCACGCCTTCGGATTTGGATAACTTCCAAATCCGAAGGCGTATTTGCTGCGCACTCACATTCCTGCCATACGACGGACATTGAAGGCAAACGGGATACTAACGGTTCGACCGGCGTTTGCGGCGCAGAGCCGCCGCGCCGATACAGACGGCGCCGACGCCCAGCGCCGCGAGCGAATTCGGCTCGGGAACGGTGGAGGCGGGCGTCACGCTGACATTGTCGAGTTCATAGTACGCCGGATCCTGCCGTCCGGAAAACTGGATCGCCGTGAATGGGTCGGACGCCGTTTCGTTGAAGTAATAGTGCGTGAAGGAAAAACCGTTGGCGTCCACCATCTTGATTAACGCGCGTCCGCCGAAAAAGACGGAAAAATCGTTGTGCACGCCGCCGTCGTTCTTCAGGTCAAACTGAAAGCTATACTCCTTGCCCGGCGTGGTGGGAATGAGCTGCGTGATGGTGGTGTCGGAGCCGAGCGCGCCAAAGTAGGCGCCATAAGCGCCCGAGCGGGCGTCGGAGCCGCCGTCAACGCCGATAAAACGCGGATCGCCCAGAATCGTCCAATTGGTAAAATTGCCAGTTTCAAAGCCGCCGTTCCGCACCAGATTGGCGTGCGCGGCGAGAGGCGTAAAAGCACAGGTCAAGGCGAGCACAAGCGCAGCGCCAGTCTTGTTGATTGTCGTCATGGTAAATAAACTTCTAAGGGAGCGTGGTCCCTGAGGGGAACATCACGGACTTACATACCCACTGCTGTGGAAGGATAATAAACAGGTAGATAGCCGTACTGTCGTTAATTTCACTCAACAGCAATAAGTATGCCAAACAGGTATAAAGACAGGCATGCTTGCCTGGTTACAAAAGAATAAAATACGAAAAAATACCGATCGAAACCAAATCACTTTCATCACGTTATATTTCCTATACCACAAATTATCGGCGGGATGAACTTCTTGAATTTATGTCGTTTTTCATTTCTATTGATCGCGGGAGCTGCCCTCATTGCTCCTTACGGCAATGCCGCGGACGCTGCGGCGGCGCCCCTCACCCTCGCTCAGGCC from Capsulimonas corticalis harbors:
- a CDS encoding PEP-CTERM sorting domain-containing protein (PEP-CTERM proteins occur, often in large numbers, in the proteomes of bacteria that also encode an exosortase, a predicted intramembrane cysteine proteinase. The presence of a PEP-CTERM domain at a protein's C-terminus predicts cleavage within the sorting domain, followed by covalent anchoring to some some component of the (usually Gram-negative) cell surface. Many PEP-CTERM proteins exhibit an unusual sequence composition that includes large numbers of potential glycosylation sites. Expression of one such protein has been shown restore the ability of a bacterium to form floc, a type of biofilm.); this encodes MTTINKTGAALVLALTCAFTPLAAHANLVRNGGFETGNFTNWTILGDPRFIGVDGGSDARSGAYGAYFGALGSDTTITQLIPTTPGKEYSFQFDLKNDGGVHNDFSVFFGGRALIKMVDANGFSFTHYYFNETASDPFTAIQFSGRQDPAYYELDNVSVTPASTVPEPNSLAALGVGAVCIGAAALRRKRRSNR